DNA sequence from the Phocoena sinus isolate mPhoSin1 chromosome 9, mPhoSin1.pri, whole genome shotgun sequence genome:
gcTCGTCGGGGGACCGAGGCAGGGAATCAGGAGATGGAGGCCTGGGGAAAGACAGCTAAGCCTTCGTTAGGCCGATGGCAGCAGCGGGTGGGAAGCGTGGGAGAATGAAAAGAGCGGGCAGGTGGACTCGAGGCCTGGGCCCTGTTCATTCTAGCTCTGCCAGCAAACGCTTCCTGTAGCCTCAGGCAAACAATCTTGGGGCCTCAGTCCACAACTGCGGAATCACGGGTGCCTCAGAGTTAGAGCAGACGCGTCCAGAGATCCCTCAAGCTGGCCAGGAAGCCCTACGAGgtcggggagagggagggtgtgtgtgtgcagccgGGAGGAGGGTCTGTGTGGATGCGCTGAGGGCGGCCCCGTGGGCTCGGAGGAACAGTCTGGAAGAGTCTGGGTGTGGACGGGGGGCACCGGTAAGGAGCCGACGGAAGCGGCGCGAGTCAGTGGGGATGGAGGTCGGCAGCTGGCATCGTCCTGCCTGCTCCCTCctggccgggggctgggggctcgGCCCTGCCCGTTCGGTGAAGGCGGCCGggcaggcgggaggggcgggCACGTACCGTGAAGATGTTGGAGCGCCGCTTGGACTGCTTGCGGATGGGTgtgggggtggaggaggcagCGATGGTCTCGATGCGCAGCTCCCGCTGGCTgatgctgggggtggaggggactgaGGATGAGTAGTCGCTGAAAGCGCTGCTGCCGCCATTCGTGGCCTAAGGACAGAGAGGGCTGCTGAGGGCGGCTCCGGGAGGGGCGCGGGGGCGGGTGGCAGGCAGGAGCTGGGAAGCCTGCAGTGCGGAGACCTGGCCGGGGGCTCGTGGGGCAGCAGAGGGGCCACTAGCTCCTACAGGTGGTACCAAGGGGAAAGGTAGCACGGCCTGGAGGCCAGCAGGACCCGGTGGTCACCACACTGGGCTGCCCCACTAGGGCCCCAGCAGGGGCCGTTCGGGGTCAGCCCGGGAGCTGAATCGGAGGCAAAGGCTAGCAGGTTGGAGTCAGTGACAGAGGCCAGAAGAGAACAAACTGTGGAGTCTTGGCTCACAGGTGGGTGTGACGCGAGGTGGCAGGTCACCCTGGATGAGCTCCCCAAGTCAGTGACAAACAGCAAGGCTGCAGGAGGCCAGGGCGGGCCTCAGAGTGCGGGGGGAGGATGAGGTTTGCTTCTAGGCAGTGTGGGTGACAGGGCACAGGATCCAGGAGGGCCGGGGCAGAGAGCGGAACAGCTAAACTAAGACTGCTCCAGAGGAAGCAGCAGGTAAGGGAGAGAGGCGGCAGCGGATCTCAGCAGAGAGACAGCAGGTGCTCGGCAGTGTCTACTCCAGGACTCGGGAAGCACAGTTTGACAAGGCCACCCGCTAACGGCCCATCAGATGATCACTAAATAGAGAACGTGTCCTGCCCTGGCAGCCTCCTCGAATCCTAACCCGTACAAAGGGAGCAAAACACCTGAGCTGCTGCCCCTCGGTGGGCAGGGCCCCCGTGCACAGCTGGTTCTGCAGCTGAGGTAGAACCGCTCAGAGACAGTGAAGAAAGACCTTCCGTGCCTCCTTTCTTCCACGGGGGAGTGCTTACAGGGGAAGCCCTGACGCCTTCTAAAGTGCTAAAGGGAGGGCTCTCTGGAAAAGTCACCAGGCTGTCATCAGGACACTGGTGGGCCAGGGGGCCTCAGAAAGACGATGGCCCTTGGCAGAAGTAAAGGAGTGGCCGTCGGCTTTACCACTCAGCGCGCACACCCGTGATGGCCCAGGGCTTTCCGCCGAGCAGGGACTGAGCGGGGAGATGCAAGTACTGGCCTGCCTGCCAAGGGCCAAAAAATAACCAAGCAGTAGGCCCAGGAAGTGGGCGGGTGTCCAAGTGGTAATACGGGAGAAACCCTGGCAGGACCCGGCTCAGAACACCCCCACTACCCCACACGTCACAAATGCCACTGGCCCTTGCGGGTAAGTGCTGCTCTTCTAAATGCGAACACCGAGAAGGGCCAGCAGGTGAGGGCCGGCAGGTGGGGGCCGGCAGGTGAGGGCCGGCAGGGACGAGCTCAGCTTAGAGCCTCCTGAGAACGGCTGCACGGGAAGCGGGCACTGAGACAGCACTAACGCGGCTGACCAGAACAAATGCTTAGGCGGCCTCAGCCGCTGCAGCTGCGGGGCAAGGAGAGTGTCGAGCAGGGATGGGAACTAGCGGGAAGGCAGTCACCACAGGGTACAgaggaggccaggccaggccagtcGTGCAGGCTAAGGGAACTCGAGCCAGTGCTTTCAAACCATCGGCAAGGCGGCAGCCCAGACGAGGTggggacaggcaggcaggcaggcagacagacaggaTGGCGAGGCAGGGCCGCGGCGGGCGGGACGTGCAGTGGCGGGGGGGAGGCTGCCCGCACCTGGTTGATATGCACGGCCGGGATGGAGGCGGCGGACACGGCCGAGTGGCTGGGAGAGTTGGGCAGTGACTTGCAGGGCCCGATGGCCAGCTGCTGCTTCTTCCGCAAGGCCACTACCTTCTGGGCCACTGCAGGGGACAGCACAGTCAATCACCCATGGGGGGAGAAGCGAGGAGCCCGGCTTAGAGCCGccaccccccgccctccccccccacccccccgcctgCCTGACCCCCTCTGGGGGAGCGTCCCTGGCGCCGTTACCGTCCTGGAAGACGCGCTCCACGTTGAGTCCGTAGGTGGCGCACGTCTCGTAGTAGGTGCAGCGCTTCAAGTCTGTGGACAGCTTGCGGGCCCTGCTGTCGTCGATGACCCGCGGGTTCGCGGCACTGATGGCGTCTGTTGGAGACGGGAGAGCGGGGACTGACTCAGCCTGCTGAGAAGCTGAGGCTGCCGGCCGGTGGGCCGTTCGGTCAGAGGGTGGCTGGGCAAAGAGCCCGGGCAGCGGACGACACGGAGCACGAGAATACGGGTGTCTGGGCCTCgttccagctctgccaccgaCTCACTGAGTGGGAACGAGCCAGACACTCTGTTTATTCATCTCAAAATGTGGACACGACCACCACACGGATGGGATGGCAGGATCTTAGCTGGGGAAGACCCAGTGCGTACGGGGCAAAGAGGAGGCGCCCGCTCTAGGGCGACACGAAAGGGCTGGTCCAGCGCCAGGAGGGCGGGGGAGCCAGGCTTTCTCGCGCCTGCCACCTGGCGGCCCAGAGCCCCCGCTCACCCTGCGTGCCCACCAGCACCATGGGCACCTCGCTGGCGTTGCGGAAGCTGCAGAGCCGCAGGAAGTAGTTGTACACCGTCTGGAAGCTGATTTCATCCTCCAGGCTGAACACAAACACCACCGCGTCCACCCAGGCAGCAAACTAGGGGGGACCGAGCACAATTACCACCCTCACCTGGGCACGGGCGAACTGCGTACCCCTTTCCCCACACGCAACCTTGCCCAGTCCCAACTGGGAACCTCAAGAAAGGGGCACCAAAGGCcagggcggggggcaggggcatCACCTGGAGCTCAGGGGGGCCTCCTTCGTCTCGTATCAGCAGCAGGTAACTCTGGCCATCCACCACAATCTCCTTCTTAAACCGACCCCCTAGGACAGA
Encoded proteins:
- the AGAP3 gene encoding arf-GAP with GTPase, ANK repeat and PH domain-containing protein 3 isoform X4, giving the protein MNFQAGGGQSPQQQPSLAAPGGGGGGGAGGGGQFGGAGPGAGGGGGPSQQLAGGPPQQFALSNSAAIRAEIQRFESVHPNIYAIYDLIERIEDLALQNQIREHVISIEDSFVNSQEWTLSRSVPELKVGIVGNLSSGKSALVHRYLTGTYVQEESPEGGRFKKEIVVDGQSYLLLIRDEGGPPELQFAAWVDAVVFVFSLEDEISFQTVYNYFLRLCSFRNASEVPMVLVGTQDAISAANPRVIDDSRARKLSTDLKRCTYYETCATYGLNVERVFQDVAQKVVALRKKQQLAIGPCKSLPNSPSHSAVSAASIPAVHINQATNGGSSAFSDYSSSVPSTPSISQRELRIETIAASSTPTPIRKQSKRRSNIFTICATVSNFSSTKRPFQLLPN